A portion of the Tiliqua scincoides isolate rTilSci1 chromosome 3, rTilSci1.hap2, whole genome shotgun sequence genome contains these proteins:
- the NIPA2 gene encoding magnesium transporter NIPA2, translated as MIRSSGKYDFYIGLALAMSSSLFIGGSFILKKKGLLRLARKGSMRAGQGGHAYLKEWLWWAGLLSMGAGEVANFAAYAFAPATLVTPLGALSVLVSAILSSYFLHEKLNLHGKLGCLLSILGSTVMVIHAPQEEVVETLHEIARKLGDPGFVVFATFIVIVSLILIFVVGPRHGQTNILVYIAICSVIGALSVSCVKGLGIAIKELFAGQPVLKNPLAWILLLSLIVCVSTQINYLNRALDIFNTSLVTPIYYVFFTTSVLTCSAILFKEWQHMAATDIIGTVSGFLTIIVGIFLLHAFKDVNLTLANLPVSLHKDDRGVNGSLPNPYERFSDEESATCVGDLQSIEGMSSRRNGNVTAS; from the exons ATGATCCGAAGTAGTGGAAAATATGATTTCTACATTGGTCTGGCATTGGCAATGAGCTCCAGCCTTTTCATCGGTGGGAGTTTCATCCTGAAGAAGAAAGGCCTCCTTCGGCTGGCCAGGAAGGGCTCTATGAGAGCAG gtcAAGGTGGCCATGCATATCTTAAAGAATGGCTATGGTGGGCTGGACTTTTATCAA TGGGAGCTGGTGAAGTTGCTAACTTTGCGGCCTATGCATTTGCACCAGCTACACTGGTGACTCCATTAGGAGCTCTTAGTGTTCTTGTAAG TGCCATTCTTTCATCGTACTTTTTACATGAAAAACTTAATCTACATGGAAAACTTGGGTGTCTGCTTAGTATACTGGGTTCAACTGTGATGGTCATTCATGCTCCCCAAGAAGAAGTAGTAGAAACCCTACATGAAATAGCCAGGAAACTGGGTGATCCAG GTTTTGTGGTCTTTGCAACATTCATTGTCATTGTGTCCCTGATATTGATATTTGTGGTGGGACCACGGCATGGGCAAACCAACATTCTTGTGTACATAGCAATCTGCTCAGTTATTGGAGCTTTGTCCGTTTCCTGTGTAAAAGGCTTGGGCATTGCTATAAAGGAACTCTTTGCTGGACAGCCTGTGCTGAAAAATCCCTTGGCCTGGATTCTGCTGCTGAGCCTTATTGTCTGTGTTAGCACACAGATCAACTATTTAAATCGGGCCCTGGACATATTCAACACTTCTCTAGTGACACCAATCTATTACGTATTCTTCACAACATCTGTTTTAACATGTTCTGCTATTCTCTTCAAGGAGTGGCAACACATGGCTGCTACTGACATTATTGGCACAGTTAGTGGCTTTCTCACTATAATAGTGGGGATATTTTTATTGCATGCCTTTAAGGATGTCAACCTCACCCTAGCAAATTTGCCTGTCTCTTTACATAAAGATGACAGAGGAGTGAATGGCTCTCTGCCAAACCCATATGAACGCTTCAGTGATGAAGAGAGTGCAACCTGTGTAGGTGATCTACAATCCATTGAGGGAATGTCTTCTAGAAGAAATGGAAATGTGACAGCATCTTGA